A portion of the Deinococcus peraridilitoris DSM 19664 genome contains these proteins:
- the gltX gene encoding glutamate--tRNA ligase — MVVTRIAPSPTGDPHVGTAYQALFNLVYARQHAGKFIVRLEDTDRSRYRAESVTKILEMLDWLGLTPDASPAREDEHGPYTQSLRAELHQHYANELLRRGAAYRAFDTPEELEARRQAAVQRGEDYRGYDRRDRELAPEESERRAAAGQPFVVRLKVPLAGETVVNDLLRGAVRFDNRELDDKVLLKADGFPTYHLAAMVDDHLMGVSHVIRAEEWLTSTPIHVHILRALEWTEPVWIHTPLLRNADKSKLSKRKSDTSVDSYREQGILPEALLNYLGMMGWTMPDGREVFSVQDMIEQFTWERVSLGGPVFDLAKLKWLNGKYLREVLPPDEVAERLHHYLRAHGHRVDNDAYFRTVVRMLLPRIETLSEFWDKSSYFWREDFAYTDKALQLLRDGQELLPALREAFVAAPDLTHDSAEEVLRALAEARGLKPGKVMQPLRAAVAGTLESPGMFDLLSALGQDRVVARLERAITMAQAAN; from the coding sequence ATGGTCGTAACTCGAATTGCTCCCAGTCCGACGGGTGACCCGCATGTCGGGACCGCCTATCAAGCCTTGTTCAATTTGGTATATGCCCGGCAGCACGCCGGGAAGTTCATCGTGCGGCTCGAAGACACCGACCGCTCGCGCTACCGCGCCGAGAGCGTGACGAAGATCCTTGAGATGCTCGACTGGCTGGGCCTTACCCCCGACGCCTCACCGGCCCGCGAGGACGAGCATGGCCCCTACACCCAGTCCTTACGCGCGGAGCTTCACCAGCATTACGCCAACGAACTGCTCAGGCGTGGCGCCGCCTACCGCGCCTTTGACACCCCCGAGGAGCTGGAGGCGCGGCGCCAGGCCGCCGTGCAGCGTGGCGAGGATTACCGGGGTTACGACCGGCGCGACCGCGAGCTGGCCCCCGAGGAATCCGAGCGCCGCGCCGCCGCCGGTCAGCCCTTCGTCGTCCGGCTGAAGGTGCCCCTGGCGGGTGAGACGGTCGTGAACGACCTGCTGCGTGGAGCGGTGCGTTTTGACAACCGGGAACTCGACGACAAGGTACTGCTCAAGGCTGACGGGTTTCCTACCTACCACCTGGCCGCGATGGTAGATGACCATCTGATGGGTGTCTCGCACGTGATTCGCGCCGAGGAATGGCTGACCAGCACGCCAATTCATGTCCACATTCTGCGTGCGCTCGAGTGGACCGAACCCGTCTGGATCCACACGCCACTGCTGCGCAATGCCGACAAGTCGAAGCTCAGCAAACGCAAGTCGGACACCAGCGTCGATTCGTACCGCGAACAGGGCATTCTGCCCGAGGCACTTCTCAATTACCTGGGCATGATGGGCTGGACCATGCCCGATGGACGAGAAGTGTTCAGCGTGCAGGATATGATCGAGCAGTTCACCTGGGAGCGCGTCAGTCTGGGTGGGCCGGTCTTCGACCTGGCCAAGCTGAAGTGGCTCAATGGCAAGTACCTGCGTGAGGTACTGCCACCGGACGAGGTCGCCGAACGGCTGCACCACTATCTCAGAGCACACGGCCATCGGGTCGACAACGACGCGTACTTTCGCACGGTGGTTCGGATGCTCTTGCCGCGAATCGAAACCCTGAGCGAGTTCTGGGACAAGTCTTCATACTTCTGGCGTGAAGACTTCGCTTACACGGACAAGGCACTGCAGTTGCTGCGAGACGGGCAGGAACTGCTGCCCGCACTGCGCGAGGCGTTCGTGGCCGCTCCTGATCTCACCCACGACTCTGCCGAGGAAGTGCTGCGCGCCTTGGCCGAAGCGCGTGGGCTCAAGCCCGGCAAAGTGATGCAGCCGCTGCGCGCGGCCGTCGCGGGGACGCTGGAAAGCCCGGGCATGTTCGACCTGCTGAGTGCCTTGGGTCAAGACCGGGTAGTGGCCCGGCTGGAGCGCGCCATCACCATGGCGCAAGCGGCCAACTGA
- the sufD gene encoding Fe-S cluster assembly protein SufD, with translation MTQTLNKAFSGEAVAQLGGTPWLAEYRRTALELFHTLNFPTTAVEAWKYTDVSELDFDSVRPAARKAAVSSAGELPQSVRTRLQNTDVAGYLVFDGPDVVFRDVPQELAAKGVIFTDLRSALDSHAELVQQYLYSVVPAQVPDDTTIAAPGTTPSKSPDPSEGKFSALNAALWTNGAFVYVPRGVEVELPLGAFQVLDEAGSFTALRTLIVADVNSTVTFIDEQDSPDLVGAFAFGAVELVLKDGANLRYVSVQNWGSGVTHIQRQRGDLACDATLNSLVVTMGATLSRSEMQSYLRGPGSSSEMLGLNFAAAHQHFDHYTLQHHAAPHAHSDLLYKSVLADEARGVFSGMIKVDLGAQKTDAYQKHRTLLLSSEARNDSIPQLEINANDVRCSHGSTTGPVDQEQLFYLRSRGVPRTLAEKILVTAYLEDVLARVPLQSVVKYIEAVIAEKVGAV, from the coding sequence ATGACCCAAACACTCAACAAAGCCTTTTCCGGCGAAGCGGTCGCGCAACTGGGTGGTACGCCCTGGCTGGCCGAGTACCGCCGCACGGCGCTTGAACTCTTCCACACCCTGAATTTCCCCACGACCGCCGTCGAGGCCTGGAAGTACACCGATGTCTCTGAGCTCGACTTCGATTCGGTCCGGCCTGCGGCGCGCAAGGCTGCCGTGAGCAGCGCGGGTGAGCTGCCTCAGTCCGTCCGGACCCGCCTCCAGAACACCGACGTGGCCGGATACCTCGTGTTTGACGGCCCCGACGTGGTGTTTAGGGACGTGCCGCAGGAACTGGCCGCGAAAGGCGTGATCTTCACCGACCTCAGGAGCGCGCTGGACAGTCACGCAGAGCTTGTCCAGCAGTACCTGTACAGCGTTGTGCCCGCCCAAGTGCCCGATGACACCACCATCGCCGCGCCCGGCACCACGCCCAGCAAGTCGCCGGACCCCAGCGAGGGCAAGTTCAGCGCGCTCAACGCCGCCCTGTGGACCAACGGCGCTTTCGTGTACGTGCCGCGTGGTGTCGAGGTCGAGCTGCCGCTCGGGGCCTTTCAGGTGCTCGACGAGGCGGGCAGTTTCACCGCCCTGCGTACCCTGATCGTTGCCGACGTGAACAGCACGGTTACCTTCATCGACGAGCAGGACAGCCCCGACCTCGTCGGTGCCTTCGCGTTCGGCGCGGTCGAGCTGGTCCTCAAGGACGGCGCCAACCTGCGCTACGTCAGCGTGCAGAACTGGGGCTCGGGCGTCACCCACATTCAGCGCCAGCGGGGTGACCTGGCGTGCGACGCGACCCTCAACAGCCTCGTGGTGACCATGGGCGCCACCCTCAGCCGCAGCGAGATGCAGAGCTACCTGCGCGGGCCGGGCAGTTCCTCCGAGATGCTCGGGCTGAACTTCGCGGCCGCCCACCAGCACTTTGATCACTACACACTGCAGCACCACGCCGCACCGCATGCCCACAGTGACCTGCTCTACAAGAGCGTGCTGGCCGACGAGGCACGTGGGGTGTTCAGTGGCATGATCAAGGTAGATCTCGGCGCGCAGAAGACCGACGCTTACCAGAAGCACCGCACGTTGCTGCTGTCCAGCGAGGCGCGCAACGACAGCATTCCGCAGCTGGAAATCAACGCCAACGACGTACGCTGCTCGCACGGCTCCACGACGGGTCCGGTCGATCAGGAGCAGCTCTTCTACCTGCGCTCGCGTGGCGTTCCCCGCACGCTGGCCGAAAAGATTCTGGTCACGGCTTACCTGGAAGACGTGCTGGCCCGCGTGCCTCTCCAGAGTGTCGTGAAGTACATCGAGGCCGTCATCGCCGAGAAGGTCGGCGCAGTTTAA
- a CDS encoding META domain-containing protein — protein MARMSSLFSILPSFRLPRPLRLRPLRLASVPGGDLARAAVALLVLSTVGEVHAQRITFGTVWTLYRYGQASQEVTVSTRNAPTLQFDVGRALGHAGCNSFSAGYIARGRELKIGSLTASKLSCSDQRTRELEQYFLQALTNVKRYQLNGDFLVLFTGDRDTLVFTRSQ, from the coding sequence ATGGCGCGCATGTCTTCCCTCTTCTCGATTCTGCCGAGCTTCCGGTTGCCGCGCCCTCTTCGACTGCGCCCTCTTCGGCTGGCGAGTGTGCCTGGAGGGGACCTGGCGCGCGCGGCAGTCGCACTGCTCGTTTTGTCTACCGTGGGAGAAGTCCACGCCCAGCGCATCACGTTTGGCACCGTCTGGACCCTCTATCGCTACGGACAGGCCAGTCAGGAGGTCACCGTCAGCACCAGAAACGCGCCGACCCTACAGTTTGACGTGGGCCGCGCCTTGGGTCACGCGGGCTGCAACAGCTTTTCGGCCGGGTACATCGCCCGGGGACGCGAACTCAAGATCGGGTCGCTGACTGCCTCGAAACTGTCGTGCAGTGACCAGAGGACACGAGAACTGGAGCAGTATTTCCTGCAGGCCCTCACCAACGTCAAACGGTATCAACTGAACGGCGATTTTCTGGTGCTGTTTACCGGCGACCGCGATACGCTGGTCTTCACACGTTCTCAATAA
- a CDS encoding GntR family transcriptional regulator — protein MSKYPAIKATLKERLLSSAYPENEPLPSEPQLAREFGVSRMTARRALDELDREGYVYRVQGAGTYPSGKRFQQGTFQVRLFADWSRHPDKRVEVLRAERLLATPDIAAVLHLQPGDPVMFVHRLRADKTDPVVIEKRYVDAEVLPDLLEHDLVSVSVHDLLASQTRVPLTRVEQHLETVNLRQEEAQLLRVPLGTAAFLMRRTVYSSERRVSYVNYWIRSDRFTFQERFTP, from the coding sequence ATGTCCAAATACCCAGCCATCAAAGCCACGCTCAAAGAGCGGCTGCTGAGCAGCGCGTACCCTGAGAACGAGCCCCTTCCCAGCGAGCCTCAGCTGGCGCGGGAATTTGGTGTATCACGCATGACGGCGCGGCGGGCACTCGATGAGCTCGACCGCGAAGGGTACGTGTACCGGGTCCAGGGCGCCGGCACTTACCCCAGTGGCAAGCGATTCCAACAGGGAACCTTTCAGGTGCGGCTTTTCGCCGACTGGTCGCGCCATCCCGACAAGCGCGTCGAGGTATTGCGGGCCGAACGGCTGCTGGCGACACCTGACATCGCGGCCGTGCTGCACCTGCAGCCGGGTGACCCGGTGATGTTCGTGCACCGCCTGCGTGCGGACAAGACCGATCCGGTGGTGATCGAGAAACGCTACGTCGACGCCGAGGTGCTGCCTGACCTGCTGGAACACGATCTGGTCTCGGTCAGCGTGCACGATCTGCTGGCCAGCCAGACGAGGGTTCCGCTGACCCGAGTCGAGCAGCACCTGGAGACGGTCAATCTGCGCCAGGAGGAAGCGCAGCTGTTGCGCGTGCCGCTGGGCACGGCAGCTTTCCTGATGCGCCGCACGGTCTACAGCTCTGAGCGCCGTGTCAGTTACGTCAATTACTGGATCCGTTCGGACCGCTTCACTTTCCAGGAGCGCTTCACGCCCTGA
- the dnaJ gene encoding molecular chaperone DnaJ, producing MDYYELLGVARDAPAEEIKKAYRKLALQYHPDRNKEAGAAEKFAQINAAYATLSDPEKRAHYDRFGSEPSLGGMPGAGGFGEAGFDPFDLFEQMFGGGLFGGRGGRRAARGEDLETVARISLDQAREGAEIEVGIDRLSQCEHCHGQRSEPGGKPPQSCRTCGGHGVVAQQTRTIFGNVVTQQPCPTCRGEGQVIEDPCTVCRGRGRTLKAERAKVKLPKGIDEGYRIRVAGMGHEGPGGAGDLYVHIELEAHPALEREGEHLIHHAQVSLTRAIFGGKIEVPTLDGNREIEVKSGTQHGETLRLRNQGMPRLQAPGTGDLIVVFDVQVPKASSLSKEARAHLEAYAREVGEDGDLREPGFFERLGKVIRGD from the coding sequence ATGGATTACTACGAACTGTTGGGTGTAGCGCGTGACGCGCCCGCCGAGGAAATCAAAAAAGCCTACCGCAAGCTCGCCTTGCAGTACCACCCGGACCGCAACAAAGAAGCGGGCGCTGCGGAGAAGTTCGCGCAGATCAACGCCGCGTATGCAACGCTGTCCGACCCCGAGAAGCGCGCGCACTATGACCGCTTTGGCAGCGAACCGTCGCTCGGCGGCATGCCCGGCGCGGGCGGATTCGGCGAAGCGGGCTTCGATCCCTTCGACCTGTTCGAGCAGATGTTCGGCGGCGGCCTGTTCGGCGGCCGTGGTGGCCGGCGGGCGGCGCGCGGTGAAGATCTGGAGACAGTGGCGCGCATCAGCCTGGATCAGGCCCGCGAAGGCGCTGAAATCGAGGTCGGCATCGACCGGCTCTCGCAGTGCGAACATTGCCACGGTCAACGCAGCGAGCCCGGCGGTAAACCCCCACAGTCCTGCCGCACCTGCGGTGGCCATGGCGTGGTGGCGCAGCAGACCCGCACCATTTTCGGCAATGTCGTCACCCAGCAGCCTTGCCCAACCTGCCGTGGCGAAGGACAAGTCATCGAGGATCCGTGTACGGTCTGCCGTGGCCGTGGCCGAACCCTCAAAGCCGAACGCGCCAAGGTCAAGTTGCCCAAAGGCATCGACGAGGGCTACCGGATTCGTGTGGCGGGCATGGGTCACGAAGGTCCGGGTGGCGCAGGCGACCTGTACGTACACATCGAGCTCGAAGCGCACCCGGCACTGGAGCGCGAAGGAGAGCACCTGATTCACCACGCGCAGGTCAGCCTGACGCGTGCGATTTTCGGGGGGAAGATCGAGGTGCCCACCCTCGACGGCAACCGGGAAATCGAGGTCAAGAGCGGCACGCAGCACGGTGAAACCCTGCGGTTGCGCAATCAGGGTATGCCCCGGCTGCAGGCGCCCGGAACAGGCGACCTGATCGTGGTCTTCGACGTTCAGGTGCCCAAAGCCTCGAGCCTCAGCAAAGAAGCGCGCGCGCACCTCGAAGCGTACGCGCGCGAAGTCGGCGAAGATGGCGATCTGCGGGAACCGGGGTTTTTCGAACGTCTGGGCAAAGTTATTCGCGGTGACTGA
- a CDS encoding MotA/TolQ/ExbB proton channel family protein, whose product MNIFDLLRAAGPLLWVLVALSLFVVYLVAVRAQVLRKLASDPTLTFTRVHAALMQQDLPGAAREAARLATPAGNILRAGVDRAPAGQEAAISAMNEAMLLEDQRLYNGLSTLGTIAQIAPLLGLLGTVFGMVRSFLVFSSAANPTPAQLSTGISEALINTAGGLVVAIIAYFARNALRSRADRIALHAERAREVLPAWLTEMRLRQQGVLTGTPLVMYEFDANAPVKSISEAPARA is encoded by the coding sequence ATGAATATCTTCGACCTGCTGCGCGCCGCCGGGCCTCTCCTCTGGGTACTGGTGGCCCTCTCGCTGTTCGTGGTGTACCTGGTTGCAGTGCGCGCTCAAGTGCTTCGCAAGCTCGCCAGCGATCCGACGCTCACCTTCACACGTGTCCACGCCGCCCTGATGCAGCAAGACCTGCCGGGCGCAGCGCGTGAAGCAGCGCGGCTGGCCACCCCGGCCGGGAACATCCTGCGGGCCGGGGTCGACCGCGCTCCAGCCGGGCAGGAAGCCGCGATCTCGGCCATGAACGAGGCCATGCTGCTCGAAGACCAGCGGTTGTACAACGGTCTGAGCACCCTGGGCACGATCGCGCAGATCGCACCCCTGTTGGGCCTGCTCGGCACGGTGTTCGGTATGGTGCGCTCGTTTCTGGTGTTCTCCAGCGCCGCCAATCCCACGCCCGCGCAGCTCTCGACGGGCATCAGCGAAGCCCTGATCAACACCGCCGGTGGTCTGGTGGTCGCCATCATCGCGTATTTCGCCCGCAACGCCCTGCGCAGCCGCGCCGACCGGATCGCACTGCACGCCGAGCGGGCCCGGGAAGTCCTCCCTGCCTGGCTGACCGAAATGCGCTTGCGCCAGCAAGGTGTCCTGACCGGTACCCCACTCGTGATGTACGAATTCGACGCCAACGCCCCTGTCAAGAGCATCAGCGAGGCACCTGCGCGTGCGTAA
- the sufB gene encoding Fe-S cluster assembly protein SufB, translated as MTNPEIATKQLEIGNAEYEHGWANPETYAVKAPKGLRRDVVEMISKAKNEPQWMLDFRLKALDVYLSKPMPQWGADLSGLDMDEIYYYIKPEGMNARSWDDVPEDMRKTFERLGIPEAERAALAGVGAQYESEMVYHNLKEEWEKLGVVFLSIEDGLKEYPDLFREYFATVVPPEDNKFAALNSAVWSGGSFVYIPKGVKVDIPLQTYFRINAESAGQFERTLIIADEGSQAHYIEGCTAPSYSRDSFHSGVIEIVVLEGARFRYSTIQNWSHNVYNLVTQRAAVHARGVMEWVDGNLGSKVTMKYPACYLLGEGARGEVLSIAMAGRGQHQDAGAKIVHFAPHTSGSIVSKSISKDSGRSSYRGSVKVYEGAVGARCNVECDALLLDDEARTDTYPYIEIEEKDAFVGHEATVSKINDEQILYLQSRGLSEDEAAGLIVRGFIEPIAKELPLEYAVELNRLIELEMEGSVG; from the coding sequence ATGACCAACCCTGAAATTGCCACCAAACAGCTTGAAATTGGCAACGCCGAGTACGAACACGGCTGGGCCAATCCCGAGACCTACGCTGTCAAGGCCCCCAAAGGTCTGCGCCGTGACGTGGTCGAGATGATCAGCAAGGCCAAGAACGAGCCCCAGTGGATGCTCGACTTCCGCCTCAAGGCGCTTGACGTCTACCTCAGCAAGCCCATGCCGCAGTGGGGCGCCGACCTGTCGGGCCTCGATATGGACGAAATCTACTACTACATCAAGCCTGAAGGCATGAACGCCCGCAGCTGGGACGACGTTCCCGAGGACATGCGCAAAACATTCGAGCGCCTGGGGATTCCCGAAGCCGAACGCGCCGCGCTCGCGGGCGTGGGCGCCCAGTACGAATCCGAGATGGTCTACCACAACCTCAAAGAGGAGTGGGAGAAGCTCGGCGTGGTGTTTCTCTCGATTGAGGACGGCCTCAAGGAGTACCCGGACCTCTTTCGCGAGTACTTCGCGACCGTCGTGCCCCCCGAGGACAACAAGTTTGCGGCCCTCAACAGTGCCGTGTGGTCGGGCGGCTCGTTCGTGTATATCCCCAAGGGCGTCAAGGTCGACATTCCCCTGCAGACCTACTTCCGTATCAACGCCGAATCGGCCGGGCAGTTCGAGCGCACCCTGATCATTGCCGACGAGGGCAGTCAGGCGCACTACATCGAAGGCTGCACCGCGCCGAGCTACAGCCGTGACTCCTTTCACTCGGGCGTCATCGAGATCGTGGTGCTCGAAGGCGCGCGCTTTCGCTACAGCACCATCCAGAACTGGAGCCACAACGTCTACAACCTGGTCACCCAGCGTGCGGCCGTGCACGCGCGCGGCGTGATGGAGTGGGTGGACGGCAACCTCGGCAGCAAGGTCACCATGAAGTACCCTGCCTGCTACCTGCTGGGCGAGGGCGCGCGCGGTGAGGTGCTCTCGATCGCCATGGCGGGACGCGGCCAGCACCAGGACGCCGGGGCCAAGATCGTGCACTTCGCGCCGCACACCAGCGGCAGCATCGTCAGCAAGTCGATCTCCAAGGACAGCGGCCGCTCCTCCTACCGTGGCAGCGTCAAGGTGTACGAGGGTGCCGTGGGCGCGCGCTGCAATGTCGAGTGCGACGCGCTGCTGCTCGACGATGAAGCCCGCACCGACACCTACCCCTACATCGAGATCGAGGAAAAGGACGCCTTCGTGGGCCACGAAGCAACCGTGTCCAAGATCAACGACGAGCAGATTCTCTACCTGCAGTCTCGCGGCCTCAGCGAGGACGAGGCAGCAGGCCTGATCGTGCGCGGCTTCATCGAGCCGATCGCCAAGGAACTGCCGCTCGAGTACGCCGTCGAGCTCAACCGCCTCATCGAACTGGAAATGGAAGGCTCGGTCGGCTGA
- a CDS encoding type III pantothenate kinase: protein MPSGPLLAVDIGNTSTVLGLTDEGLELRQTWRIRTNRDLLPDDLALMIRGLLDLAGNAPRPAFAVLSSVAPPVGQNLQLALEKYFGIHAFDVSAESLPDVRVHLDEPRAIGADRLANLFGAERYLGQHEYAIVVDFGTSTNFDVIGRGRQFLGGVLATGAQVSADALFARAAKLPRVNLSAPERALGRNTVEALQSGLVFGYAEMVDGMLRRLRAELPGPAVSVATGGFSRTIEGICREIDVFDDTLTLRGLVELWSSRPAADLPSPLPAARRG, encoded by the coding sequence ATGCCCAGCGGTCCCCTACTCGCCGTGGATATCGGCAACACCTCCACGGTGCTCGGCCTCACCGACGAAGGCCTCGAACTCCGGCAGACGTGGCGGATTCGTACCAACCGCGATCTGCTTCCAGACGACCTCGCGCTGATGATTCGCGGCCTGCTCGACTTGGCAGGCAACGCGCCACGTCCGGCCTTTGCAGTGCTTTCCAGCGTGGCGCCTCCGGTGGGCCAGAATTTACAGCTGGCTTTGGAAAAATACTTTGGCATTCACGCTTTTGATGTGAGTGCCGAGTCGCTTCCCGACGTCCGGGTACACCTCGATGAACCGCGCGCCATCGGGGCGGATCGTCTGGCCAATCTGTTTGGCGCCGAGCGCTACCTCGGTCAGCACGAATACGCCATCGTGGTGGATTTCGGTACCAGCACCAACTTCGACGTGATCGGGCGCGGGCGCCAGTTTCTGGGCGGTGTGCTGGCCACGGGTGCGCAGGTATCGGCAGACGCGCTCTTCGCACGTGCCGCCAAGCTGCCGCGCGTCAACCTCAGCGCCCCCGAACGAGCCCTGGGCCGCAACACCGTCGAGGCGCTGCAGAGCGGTCTGGTCTTTGGTTACGCCGAGATGGTCGACGGCATGCTGCGTCGCCTGCGCGCCGAGCTGCCCGGCCCTGCCGTGAGCGTTGCCACCGGTGGTTTTTCCCGGACAATAGAGGGAATCTGCCGTGAAATCGATGTGTTCGACGATACCCTCACCCTGCGAGGTCTGGTGGAGTTGTGGTCGAGCCGACCCGCCGCAGATTTGCCCTCGCCACTCCCTGCAGCGCGGCGCGGGTGA
- a CDS encoding ExbD/TolR family protein — translation MRKPLRRYREADAVTFDFAPMVDIVLLLVIFFMLTSNFNARDNALPLDLPRASSAVRDSAAVPTVSVDRSGQIFLEGRKVALTELEAALKPLATRSGGVVALRADERGNYGTVVGVIDAIKRAGGERLALGTRSQ, via the coding sequence GTGCGTAAACCACTTCGCCGCTATCGAGAAGCGGACGCAGTGACCTTCGATTTCGCTCCGATGGTCGACATCGTGCTGCTGCTGGTCATCTTCTTCATGCTGACCAGCAACTTCAACGCTCGTGACAACGCCCTGCCGCTCGACCTGCCGCGTGCCAGTTCCGCTGTGCGCGACAGTGCTGCCGTGCCCACCGTCAGCGTCGACCGCAGCGGCCAGATTTTCCTTGAGGGCCGCAAGGTCGCGCTGACCGAGCTCGAAGCGGCCCTGAAACCGCTCGCAACCCGCTCGGGTGGCGTGGTCGCCCTGCGCGCCGACGAGCGTGGCAACTACGGCACGGTGGTCGGCGTCATCGACGCCATCAAACGCGCGGGAGGTGAACGGCTTGCGCTCGGTACCCGCAGCCAGTAA
- the sufC gene encoding Fe-S cluster assembly ATPase SufC, with amino-acid sequence MSHQLEIRNLHASVGDLPILKGIDLIVPRGELHAVMGPNGNGKSTLAKVIVGDPEYTVTEGEVLVDGQNILEMEPDERARLGLFLAFQYPVEIPGVTIANFLRLALQARKGEGEEVSFTEFYGKLQSALSVLEWDESIVERYLNEGFSGGEKKRNEILQMLMLEPSYIIMDETDSGLDVDALKIVSKGVNSLRGPNLGGLIITHYQRLLNYIVPDKVHIIVEGRVVQSGGPELAQRLDAEGYDWVKQLATV; translated from the coding sequence ATGAGCCACCAACTGGAAATCCGTAACCTGCATGCATCCGTCGGCGACCTGCCGATTCTGAAGGGCATCGACCTCATCGTGCCGCGCGGTGAACTGCACGCCGTCATGGGGCCCAACGGCAACGGCAAGAGCACCCTCGCCAAGGTCATCGTCGGCGACCCCGAATATACTGTTACCGAAGGCGAGGTGCTGGTCGACGGCCAGAACATCCTTGAGATGGAACCCGATGAGCGCGCCCGCCTGGGCCTCTTTTTGGCCTTTCAGTACCCCGTCGAGATTCCCGGCGTCACCATTGCCAACTTCCTGCGTCTGGCGCTGCAGGCCCGTAAAGGTGAAGGCGAGGAGGTCAGCTTCACCGAGTTTTACGGCAAGCTGCAAAGCGCCCTGAGCGTGCTGGAGTGGGACGAGAGCATCGTGGAGCGCTATCTCAACGAGGGCTTTTCGGGCGGCGAGAAAAAGCGCAACGAGATTCTGCAGATGCTGATGCTCGAACCCAGCTACATCATCATGGACGAGACTGACTCCGGTCTCGACGTGGACGCCCTCAAGATCGTCTCCAAGGGCGTGAACAGCCTGCGCGGCCCGAATCTGGGCGGCCTGATCATCACCCACTACCAGCGCCTGCTGAACTACATCGTGCCCGACAAAGTCCACATCATCGTGGAAGGCAGGGTCGTACAAAGCGGCGGTCCCGAACTTGCCCAGAGGCTCGACGCCGAAGGGTACGACTGGGTCAAGCAGCTCGCCACTGTCTGA
- a CDS encoding Rieske 2Fe-2S domain-containing protein, translating to MRVLAGKVAELPEGSQVAVEVSGVSVVVVNFEGQYYALRNNCSHKDYPLLGGDVSMGRISCEKHGAKFELSTGKAKVLPAVKAVQIYRTELDGDEVYVLPL from the coding sequence ATGCGTGTGTTGGCAGGAAAAGTCGCGGAGCTGCCCGAAGGCTCACAGGTGGCCGTGGAGGTGAGCGGCGTGAGTGTCGTTGTCGTGAATTTTGAGGGGCAGTATTACGCCCTGCGCAACAACTGTTCCCACAAGGATTACCCGCTGCTCGGCGGCGATGTCAGTATGGGCCGGATCAGCTGCGAGAAGCACGGTGCGAAGTTCGAACTTTCGACGGGCAAGGCCAAGGTGCTGCCTGCCGTCAAGGCCGTGCAGATCTACCGAACCGAACTTGACGGTGACGAGGTGTACGTCCTGCCGCTCTGA
- a CDS encoding META domain-containing protein, producing the protein MTFRASGILVLACLCGHAAAQTTSSPVVQNGSWTLYRSGKAGNHHTVLRRGAPTIQFDGVQIRGTTGCNAFSSSAQLAGTASSVAKVNGALLSLGPVIVTRRACANAVEGNLEASFLKSLGKVKRYARYQNLLVLYTSDRESLIFRRN; encoded by the coding sequence ATGACATTCAGAGCTTCTGGGATCCTGGTCCTCGCCTGCCTTTGTGGACACGCCGCCGCACAGACCACCTCGTCTCCCGTGGTGCAAAACGGGAGCTGGACGCTTTACCGCAGCGGCAAAGCCGGTAATCACCACACGGTGCTGCGTCGAGGGGCCCCAACCATCCAGTTCGACGGTGTGCAAATCCGTGGCACAACCGGCTGCAACGCCTTTAGCAGCAGCGCACAGCTGGCAGGCACGGCATCGAGCGTGGCCAAAGTCAACGGTGCGCTGCTGTCGCTTGGTCCTGTCATCGTCACCCGGCGGGCCTGCGCGAACGCCGTCGAGGGAAACCTGGAAGCAAGCTTTCTGAAGTCGCTGGGCAAGGTCAAGCGCTACGCCCGGTATCAGAATTTGCTGGTGCTGTACACCAGCGATCGCGAGAGCTTGATTTTCCGGCGCAACTGA